The Erwinia billingiae Eb661 nucleotide sequence CAGCACCGGTTTGTCGCTGCGCGCGACGCCAGCCAGCGCCACGAACATCCGCTCCATCTCTTTGCTGGTGTCGTCATTTAATGGCGTCATCCACAGATGGGCTGAGGTCAGCGTGCGCAAGCGGTAATCAATGCCGGCATCCACGTTCATGATTTCGCAATGCTGCTTAATCATTTCAATGGCGGGCAGAAAACGCGCGCGCTGCAGGCCATTGCGATAGAGATCGTCAGGCGGAATGTTCGAGGTCGCAACCAGCGTAATCCCTCTGGCGAACAGCGCTTCCATCAGCGTGCCCAACAGCATCGCGTCGGTAATGTCTGACACAAAGAATTCGTCGAAGCACAGCAGGTCGGTTTCGCTTTTGAAACGATCGGCGACAATTTGCAGCGGATCGCTTTGTCCCTGAAGCTCAGTCAGCTCCTGATGGACGCGTAACATAAAGCGGTGAAAGTGCAGACGCTGCTTACGCTCTCCAGGAATTGCCTGAAAAAACATATCCATCAGCCAGGTTTTCCCACGGCCGACACCGCCCCACATATATAAGCCCCGGGCCGCCGCCGGCGCCTCGGTTTTTCCTTTGCCCATCAGCTTGTTCAACTTGCCAAAAAGTCCTTTCGCAGGCTGGGCAGAAACCGGCTGAACGCGAGTCAGCGCCTGATAAATTCCGTCAAGGCGCGTCATGGCGTCGAGTTGTACTGCATCAGGCTGGAATTCGCCTTTTTCCAGCGCCTGCTGGTATCGCGCCAGAGGAGACATCGTTTGCATAATTTATTCACATTCCCTGAAAAATTCGGTGCGTCAGGTGGTTGATTGTCGAAAAAAAGGCCGCTATACACTAAGCGATGCAGCCTCAGGATTCCACTTCCATCAGATTAGCGGTTATAGTGGCAGGTAGTGAACTGGCGTTGGCCAGTAGCCCTTACGGAACAACGAAGACAACACGGGAGTTATTATGACCTGGGAATACGCGCTTATTGGCTTGGTAGTTGGATTAATCATCGGCGCGGCGGCCATGCGTTTTGGCAACAAAAAGCTTCGCGAACAGCGGAGCCAGCAGTACGAACTGGAAAAAACGAAAGCAGAGCTGGCCGACTATCGTGAAGAGCTGACCAGCCACTTTGCACAGAGTGCTGAATTGCTGGACAACATGGCGCGCGATTACCGCCAGCTGTATCAGCATATGGCGAAAGGGTCTAATGACCTGCTGCCAAACCTGCCGGGTGAGAAAAACCCGTTTGCTTATCAGCTGACTGAATCAGAAGCGGATAACGATCAGGTCCCGGTTCAGATGCCACGTGACTACCCGGACAGCGCTTCAGGCCTGCTTCGCGGTGACCGTGCAGCACAGAAATAAGCAGAATGATTGAAGGGCGCTCAGCGCCCTTTTTTTCTTTTGCCATAGCAACATCTGCACTCTGAGTTTTAGGTTAATACCTGAGTTCCCCCCACCTTTTGTAGCGAGAGCGTCTTAGCGATGAAGAACAAATCCTTACTGTTAAGTGCATTGGCATTGAGTATTGGCATGAATCTGACCATTACTCCCCAGGCGATGGCTACGCTCCCCGCGCAAATTGAGGGGCAACCGCTGCCAAGCCTGGCGCCAATGCTGGAAAAAGTGCTTCCTGCGGTCGTTAGCGTCCATGTGGAAGGCACCCAGACGGCTGCGCAGTCTCAGGAGATCCCTGAGCCGCTGAAAAAATTCTTTGGTCAGGGCCAGGACGGTGATTCCCAGCCGCAGCCATTCGAAGGTCTGGCTTCAGGCGTGGTGATCAACGCCGATAAGGGCTATGTGCTCACCAACAATCATGTGGTCAATGGCGCCAGTAAAATCAGTGTCCAGCTGAGTGATGGCCGTGAATTTGATGCCAAACTGATTGGTCACGATGAACAAACCGACATCGCGCTGATCCAGATCAGCGGCGCAAAAGGCCTGACGCAGATTAAAGTGGCGGATTCCGATCAGCTTAAAGTCGGTGATTTTGCCGTCGCCATTGGCAATCCATTTGGCCTTGGCCAGACCGCCACTTCAGGGATTGTCTCTGCGCTGGGGCGCAGCGGCTTGAATCTTGAAGGTCTGGAAAACTTTATTCAGACGGATGCCGCCATCAACCGCGGTAACTCCGGTGGCGCGCTAGTGAACCTGAATGGCGAACTGATTGGCCTGAATACCGCCATTCTCTCCTCCGCCGGGGGCAATATCGGCATTGGCTTTGCCATCCCAAGCAATATGGCGATGAACCTGGCTCAGCAGCTGATTGATTTCGGCAAAGTGAACCGCGGTCAGTTGGGTATTAAAGGCACTGAGATGACGGCGGATATGGCCAAAGCCTTCAATGTGGATGCGCAGCGCGGCGCGTTCGTCAATGAAGTGCTGCCAGGCTCTGCGGCGGCGAAAGCGGGCATCAAGGCCGGGGATATCATCACCAGTCTGGATGACAAGCCGATCGACAGCTTCGCTGCACTGCGGGTGAAAATTGGTACTACCGCACCGGGTAAAGACGTCAAGGTCGGCCTGATCCGTGAAGGTAAGCCGGTTAACGTTACCGTTAAACTGGATGCCAGTACGCAAACCTCGACCACGGCCGATCAGACCACTCCGGCTCTGCAAGGTGCTAC carries:
- the degQ gene encoding serine endoprotease DegQ, whose product is MKNKSLLLSALALSIGMNLTITPQAMATLPAQIEGQPLPSLAPMLEKVLPAVVSVHVEGTQTAAQSQEIPEPLKKFFGQGQDGDSQPQPFEGLASGVVINADKGYVLTNNHVVNGASKISVQLSDGREFDAKLIGHDEQTDIALIQISGAKGLTQIKVADSDQLKVGDFAVAIGNPFGLGQTATSGIVSALGRSGLNLEGLENFIQTDAAINRGNSGGALVNLNGELIGLNTAILSSAGGNIGIGFAIPSNMAMNLAQQLIDFGKVNRGQLGIKGTEMTADMAKAFNVDAQRGAFVNEVLPGSAAAKAGIKAGDIITSLDDKPIDSFAALRVKIGTTAPGKDVKVGLIREGKPVNVTVKLDASTQTSTTADQTTPALQGATFIDGAAKDGTKGVVVDDVTKASPAEQYGLKKGDVIIGLNRTKVANLAELRKLLEAKPPLLALNVIRGDASIYLLLR
- the zapG gene encoding Z-ring associated protein ZapG encodes the protein MTWEYALIGLVVGLIIGAAAMRFGNKKLREQRSQQYELEKTKAELADYREELTSHFAQSAELLDNMARDYRQLYQHMAKGSNDLLPNLPGEKNPFAYQLTESEADNDQVPVQMPRDYPDSASGLLRGDRAAQK
- the zapE gene encoding cell division protein ZapE; amino-acid sequence: MQTMSPLARYQQALEKGEFQPDAVQLDAMTRLDGIYQALTRVQPVSAQPAKGLFGKLNKLMGKGKTEAPAAARGLYMWGGVGRGKTWLMDMFFQAIPGERKQRLHFHRFMLRVHQELTELQGQSDPLQIVADRFKSETDLLCFDEFFVSDITDAMLLGTLMEALFARGITLVATSNIPPDDLYRNGLQRARFLPAIEMIKQHCEIMNVDAGIDYRLRTLTSAHLWMTPLNDDTSKEMERMFVALAGVARSDKPVLEINHRSLPTQGMAEGVVAMDFKTLCGEGRSQHDYIELSRRFHSVLLYNVPVMIYKTEDQARRFLALVDEFYERHVKLVVSAEASLFEIYQGARLKFEYQRCVSRLQEMQSEEYLRLAHLP